The sequence CAACGCACAGTGATCATGCCTGAGTTGTGAGGGGACACCTTCATGTTTTTCAATCATGCGTTCAAGGCCGATACCAATATATCCGCATGCCTTTTTTACGATATCTCTTAATTCTTGTTTGCTCCTTACTTTTTTATGATCTGCTGTGATCAACTGATTACAAAGAAAGGCAAATTCAGCCTGCATCTGCTGCAACATATCATTGCCGTCGATCCTCGCCAGAGATTTTGTAAACAGGTTATCTTCTTTTAACATGTCGGCGGGGTAAAACGGGACGGGCAGAAGCAGCTCTTTGTCTTTTTCTTTTATTAATGATTTGTCACTGAGGTTCTTAAGATTTTCCGGGCTTAACGGCTGATAAATGCCTACTGCTTCATCAAAAGGCAAAAACCCTTTTTCAGCCAGTCTTACATTGCGCATGCGGAAAGATTCTTCTTCAACTTCTGCAGGAATCATGCGAAATGCTTCGTGCAGAATCTGCTGATACTTTACATGGTCACGATCTGCAATGCTTCCAAGAAATTTTATCAGAAAATCCCTGTGGTATTTTTTTGCCTGAGCGTCTGCTTCTGAAACCACGGGTATTTGATCTGAAGTATCTTCCTTAACCCTTATGTAATATACACTGTCAACCGTAAAAAAGTCTTCACCGAAATCCGCAGGATCCTGATCATGTTCTCTGGTCCTAACTTCTATATTTTTAAGCAGGTACAATTCCAGCAGCTCAATCTTTTCGCTGCTCAACCATTGTATTAATCGCACCGCGTCTGCTTTTAAAAGCAGCCCCAGCCATTTGGTCATTGTTTTTATATGAAGCCTGTCCTTTTCCCATAATTCCAGGTCGACCATGTATTCCCACTGTTTGGTTGATGCCAGCGATAAAAGCTGAAGAGAATCCTCCAGGCCAATATCGTGAGCCAAGAAATAAAGGTCTTCTTCTGGAATCGAATGCACAAGGGCAGCAGGCTGATTGGCATCAAGAATCCGTTCCAATGCC comes from Thermodesulfobacteriota bacterium and encodes:
- a CDS encoding DUF6178 family protein, coding for MNNVIQTDHALDRWKKLAIERRKILSLPSEKALERILDANQPAALVHSIPEEDLYFLAHDIGLEDSLQLLSLASTKQWEYMVDLELWEKDRLHIKTMTKWLGLLLKADAVRLIQWLSSEKIELLELYLLKNIEVRTREHDQDPADFGEDFFTVDSVYYIRVKEDTSDQIPVVSEADAQAKKYHRDFLIKFLGSIADRDHVKYQQILHEAFRMIPAEVEEESFRMRNVRLAEKGFLPFDEAVGIYQPLSPENLKNLSDKSLIKEKDKELLLPVPFYPADMLKEDNLFTKSLARIDGNDMLQQMQAEFAFLCNQLITADHKKVRSKQELRDIVKKACGYIGIGLERMIEKHEGVPSQLRHDHCALFLQKYPLASIFRVGYGLVLKLKWRAEKWLDKCWFASNGLPLTFWGEEWTGVLGGILVKKPLFYDNYKSGFLYREFISTKDIQETETQLDRVIAFDHLLSLMSLKLKPISWYRFLTHQNLILTLWARHCLNLPDEPVPLSMDPFKRFYGLLFSGKGKERKIGQPMKESFLKWLAERAKTSDFEISQRLGDVFEKLFTEIEAEYGQVSLEDLDPKYIHLFMVEK